The Euphorbia lathyris chromosome 2, ddEupLath1.1, whole genome shotgun sequence genome includes a window with the following:
- the LOC136219665 gene encoding protein argonaute 10: protein MPTRQMKESSEQHLVIKTHLQNTMNQQPQKHHKTAQNGKGPPPPPLSQAQTQTSPSTKNRGRRRGRGGRKSDQGDACMRPSSRPCTVLHKPMNPPCDLLVNAPNGSIENAGNVCEMQMGLGFPTSSKSLSYAPRPGYGQLGTKCIVKANHFFAELPDKDLNQYDVTITPEVASRATNRAIIAELVRLHKESELGMRLPAYDGRKSLYTAGELPFAWKEFTIKLVDEEDGSNAPKRVREYKVVIKFVARANLHHLGQFLAGKRADAPREALQILDIVLRELSNKRYCSIGRSFFSPDIRTPQRLGEGLESWCGFYQSIRPTQMGLSLNIDMASAAFIEPLPVIEFVAQLLGKDVLSRPLSDADRIKIKKGLRGVKVEVTHRGNVRRKYRVSGLTSQPTRELVFPIDDNSTMKSVVEYFQEIYGFTIIHTHLPCLQVGNQKKANYLPMEACKIVEGQRYTKRLNERQITALLKVTCQRPRDRENDILKTVQHNSYDQDPYAKEFGIKISEKLASVEARILPAPWLKYHETGKEKDCLPQVGQWNMMNKKMINGMTVSRWACINFSRNVQESVVRGFCNELSQMCQVSGMEFYPEPVIPIYNARPDQVEKALKHVYHASANKTKGKELELLLAILPDNNGSLYGDLKRICETDLGLISQCCLTKHVIKISKQYLANVSLKINVKMGGRNTVLLDAISCRIPLVSDIPTIIFGADVTHPENGEDSSPSIAAVVASQDWPEVTKYAGLVCAQAHRQELIQDLYKTWQDPVRGTVSGGMIRDLLVSFRKATGQKPLRIIFYRDGVSEGQFYQVLLYELDAIRKACASLEPNYQPPVTFIVVQKRHHTRLFANNHRDRSSTDKSGNILPGTVVDTKICHPTEFDFYLCSHAGIQGTSRPAHYHVLWDENNFTADGIQSLTNNLCYTYARCTRSVSVVPPAYYAHLAAFRARFYMEPELQENGSTGGSGSHGTKGTRAGESGVRPLPALKENVKRVMFYC from the exons aTGCCCACAAGGCAAATGAAAGAGAGCTCTGAGCAGCACTTAGTGATAAAAACCCACTTGCAGAATACAATGAACCAACAACCTCAAAAACACCACAAAACTGCTCAAAATGGAAAGGGACCACCACCGCCACCGCTTTCTCAAGCTCAGACACAGACCTCACCTTCAACAAAAaacagaggaagaagaagaggaagaggtgGGAGAAAGTCTGATCAAGGAGATGCTTGTATGAGACCAAGTTCAAGGCCTTGTACTGTGTTGCATAAGCCTATGAATCCACCTTGTGATCTCTTGGTAAATGCTCCAAATGGGTCTATTGAGAATGCTGGAAATGTTTGTGAAATGCAGATGGGTTTAGGATTTCCTACTTCAAGCAAGTCCTTGAGTTATGCTCCCAGACCCGGTTATGGTCAACTTGGGACAAAGTGTATTGTTAAGGCCAACCACTTCTTTGCTGAGTTACCCGACAAGGACTTGAACCAGTATGAT GTTACCATAACTCCAGAAGTGGCATCAAGAGCTACAAACAGAGCCATAATTGCAGAACTTGTGAGGCTCCATAAAGAATCCGAGTTAGGAATGAGACTTCCTGCTTACGATGGCAGAAAAAGCCTGTACACAGCTGGTGAACTTCCCTTTGCTTGGAAGGAGTTCACAATTAAACTTGTTGATGAAGAGGATGGAAGCAATGCTCCCAA GAGGGTGAGAGAGTACAAAGTGGTAATCAAGTTTGTTGCAAGGGCCAATTTGCATCATTTGGGCCAATTTTTAGCAGGTAAACGTGCTGACGCTCCACGGGAGGCTCTGCAAATTCTTGACATAGTACTTAGAGAGCTCTCAAATAAGAG GTACTGTTCGATTGGGAGATCGTTCTTTTCACCAGATATTAGAACGCCCCAACGACTTGGTGAAGGTTTGGAGTCATGGTGCGGTTTTTACCAGAGTATAAGGCCTACACAAATGGGCCTGTCCTTGAATATTG ACATGGCTTCAGCTGCATTCATTGAGCCCCTTCCAGTAATTGAATTTGTTGCCCAGCTTTTAGGCAAGGATGTGTTATCAAGGCCATTGTCTGATGCTGATAGAATCAAG ATTAAGAAGGGCCTTAGAGGAGTAAAAGTTGAAGTAACTCACAGAGGAAATGTAAGGAGAAAGTATCGTGTCTCTGGATTGACATCTCAGCCTACGCGAGAACTCGT ATTTCCTATAGATGATAATTCAACAATGAAGTCAGTGGTGGAGTACTTCCAAGAGATATATGGTTTCACCATTATACATACGCATCTGCCTTGCCTTCAAGTAGGAAACCAGAAGAAGGCAAATTATCTACCTATGGAG GCTTGCAAAATTGTAGAGGGACAAAGATATACTAAAAGGCTGAATGAGAGACAAATCACTGCCTTGTTGAAAGTAACATGCCAAAGGCCTAGGGACAGGGAAAATGACATTTTGAAG ACAGTTCAACATAATTCTTATGACCAAGACCCTTATGCTAAGGAGTTCGGGATCAAAATCAGTGAAAAGCTAGCTTCTGTTGAGGCTCGAATTCTGCCTGCCCCATGG CTAAAATATCATGAAACCGGAAAGGAGAAGGACTGTTTGCCGCAAGTTGGCCAATGGAATATGATGAACAAA AAAATGATTAATGGAATGACTGTAAGCCGGTGGGCATGTATTAATTTCTCAAGGAATGTTCAAGAGAGTGTTGTTCGCGGGTTCTGCAATGAACTTAGTCAGATGTGTCAAGTATCTGGCATG GAATTCTATCCGGAACCTGTTATTCCTATCTACAATGCAAGGCCTGACCAAGTGGAGAAAGCTTTGAAGCATGTTTATCATGCTTCCGCAAACAAAACCAAAGGAAAAGAACTGGAGCTTCTGTTAGCTATTCTGCCTGACAACAATGGATCCTTATATG GCGATCTCAAGCGGATATGTGAAACTGATCTTGGATTGATATCACAATGCTGCCTTACAAAACACGTTATTAAGATTAGCAAACAGTATTTGGCTAACGTGTCCCTAAAGATCAATGTCAAG ATGGGTGGTAGAAACACTGTTCTTTTAGATGCCATCAGCTGCAGAATACCATTAGTTAGCGATATACCTACCATTATATTTGGAGCTGATGTAACTCATCCGGAAAATGGAGAAGACTCGAGCCCCTCAATTGCAGCT GTAGTAGCTTCTCAAGATTGGCCTGAAGTGACAAAGTATGCTGGATTAGTTTGTGCTCAAGCTCACAGGCAAGAACTTATACAGGACTTGTACAAAACCTGGCAAGATCCTGTTCGTGGCACAGTTAGCGGCGGCATGATCAG AGATCTTCTGGTTTCCTTTAGAAAGGCAACAGGACAGAAGCCAttaagaataatattttacag AGATGGTGTAAGTGAAGGGCAATTTTATCAAGTTCTGCTTTACGAATTAGATGCAATCCGGAAg GCTTGTGCTTCGTTGGAACCGAACTATCAGCCGCCTGTTACTTTCATCGTTGTACAAAAGCGACACCATACTCGATTATTTGCTAACAACCATAGGGATAGGAGTAGCACAGACAAGAGCGGAAACATATTACCTG GCACTGTGGTTGATACAAAAATCTGTCATCCGACAGAATTTGATTTTTATCTATGTAGCCATGCTGGAATTCAG GGGACAAGTCGGCCTGCTCATTACCATGTTCTGTGGGATGAGAACAACTTCACTGCTGATGGAATCCAGTCTTTGACAAACAATCTCTGCTACACATATGCAAGGTGCACTCGGTCGGTTTCTGTTG TTCCTCCAGCATATTATGCACATTTAGCAGCTTTTCGTGCGAGATTTTACATGGAACCTGAGTTGCAAGAAAATGGGTCGACAGGAGGCAGTGGGAGTCATGGGACGAAAGGAACACGAGCAGGAGAAAGTGGAGTGAGGCCATTGCCGGCGTTGAAAGAGAATGTGAAAAGAGTAATGTTTTATTGTTAG